TCCACTGGTATTGGGCATTAGGGATACAAAATGCAGTTTTGTATCTCTCTGTGGGCTGGATACCTCGTTGCCAAAAGCCCGCTTTCAGGTCAAATTTGGAATAGTATTGGGCCTTTTGGATATGGACTTTGAGATTTGAGATCCGAGGGAGAGGAAATTTGTTGTCTTGTAGGAAATGGTTTAAGGGCTTGTAGTCTATGACAAGTCTCTTTTTTTCTCGAATCTTTTCGGACCGTTTCtccacataaaaggcttgGCAAGCCCATTGTGAAGTTGTGGGTTCAATTAGGCCTTGCTGTAACAGGGTTAAGCATTCTGATCTGGCAAGGGCTAGGTCTGTGGGTGACATTCCCATATGTGTGGCTTTTGTCGGGTTGATGTCTTCATTGAGTTTGAAAGGAAGACTGATATAGAACTAGGGATTTTTTCATAGAGGTAGAGGGTGTTGGAAATGTGAATGGGATTCTGGACAGAATTGAAGGAATTTTTCTGTGTATGGTAGGAATGGTGGAGTTGTATCTGTTATAGCAAACAGATTTGAAGTTTCTGTATAGGGCCGAAATTGTCTCTTGAATTCAATGCCAGTTGACAGAATCTGAAGCTTTTGAGCTTGATGGTAAACATCAAACCCGATTAGAATGTCCTTGCTTGGAAGATCCGAACCAATGATATGCGTCCATACTACGCAATCAGGAAAGAACTGTATTCCGATCTTTTGTCTTATGATCAGAGTTTTTTTGAAGGTTTGTCCATTGGCTGCCCTGAAAAACTGATCATGGGGCTTCCAATACTCTGATGGGAGGACCATTGgattcatcatgcttctttgagctCCAGTGTTAAAGAAAGCTATTACTGGAATAGGCTTTGCATATTTTGAAGGTAGGATTTGTATGGGAACATAAGGGACAAAAGGTACTTTAGTTGCAAGCTGAGATGACTTAGGAAATGGATGGGAATGAAAGGAGGAAGACAATAGGGTTGAAGAGAGAGGATACTGCATCACATCTCTCAGAATATCTTCTTGACTTTCTTCTTTCAGATCAATCATCAGGATTGGTATTTCACTATCATCTGAGTCTGAAGAGGACTCTTGTGAAGACTCCGTGGAATCTGAAAATTCCATTTCAATCCCAAATAAGCTTTCTGGGGTAAGATCCTCCTGTTCTGAAAGGAGAGATTCAATATCTTCTTCGAATGTGGCTGGAAGAGACATAGACATGTTGACTTGTTGAATCATCCTTGCTGCCTTTTCTGGATTCTCAGGACAATTTTTTGCACACTGTCCCTTTCTTTTGCAGATGAAGCATCTGTCAAACTTGTACCCTTGGTTCTGTTTCTTGCGAAAATAGTTGAATCTCTTtgagttctttttttcttttctgaacTCCTTGTTGTTGCGCGTATATTTTTGGAAATGATATCCagacttcttctttttattagaaCAGACGCAGTTTGAGGCCTTGCACTTGATCTTGAGGTGGTTCTTATTGCAGGCCTTCTGGACTACTAAATCCCTTTGAGATAACCTCCTGAATAACTCTTGTTGGTCACACAGTCTCTTAATGGAAGAGAGAGTGAATTGCCAGATTTCGCCGAGTGTGATAGAGGTAACTGGTTTCTTTGTTGCAGAAATTATATTGTTGACCTCAGGTTGTATTTCATCCGGTAGAGAGGTGATAAAGGTATACTTTAGAGTATCATCACCATCATGTCCTCCGATGACATAATAGAGTTTGGACATTGCCGAATAATGCTTTTCCAGATCCTTCATTTTTAATGAACAACATTTTCGATCAAAGAACTCTTGTTTCTGCTGTCGTATGACAAGATCATAACTCCCAAGGAACTGGTTATGGAGGATGGTAACTGCTGCCGATGGAGTGGGTAGTGCCACAAATTGAAGCCTGGTATACTCAGGCTAAGACTGAAACCAATCTCTTAAGCTTCTTGTGAACCTTGTGACGAATTCGGCAAGGACCTTTTTAAGTGTGGCCCCTTCAAGGGTCATCTGGagatcaatccatgccaaGAATTCGAAAAGCTTGTCCTTCCATTTTGATGGAGGTAGGTCATCAAAAGAGAACCAAGGTCCCGTGCCAGTTGGTTTTGACCTTGGGTATGGAGCTCCAGAGGGAGCAAAGAATGATTGTGCATCCTCATCCTCAGGTTCCATTACTTCTAGACTAGGATCAGTAGCAGAGGTATTCATTAGGATTTCAGTGATGTCCGCCATGTCTGAGGTGTCTGAAGAGGATTCCGAGTCATACGGACTGATGAGAGATTTTTctggtaatttttctttagatgCTAGAGGAGGAgaggttttcttttgttggatTTCTGAATCTTTTGGGTAAAGGTGAGAGAAGGTACCAAAGGTCTGATAAAGGGTTTCTTATTGTTGTTCTGGTTGTGGAAAAAAGGGGAATAAAGAATAGTATAAGGGAGCAATAGCAGATGATGTAGAGGCTGCTGATGTAAAGGAGGAAATTATGGTAGACTGGTCTCTCCGAAGATCATGCTCAATCTGATCTATTTGTTTTTTCAAGCGTGTGATCTCCTTCTCCTTTTGCATGAAGGTTGGAGTGATCTACTGAGGAACTCGAAGCTCTCTATCCAGAGCTTAGTATTTTGTAGTGAGCGATGAATGAAGCTGGAGTACTTCTTGAGAGAAAGTATCTAACTTGTGATCCAGTTTATGAGCCAGGTGTAGAGCCTGGTCCAGTTTTCCATCTATCTTTTTTAGATAGGAATTCTGGACAATTGAGTTAGAAGTTTGCCAGTTTAGCACATCTTCTGGTGGTGTGAGTGGCTCTAGTGATCTAGAGGGAGTAATCCTTAAAGGAAGgattaaatacttattaaaataaaatatagttagctataattaattttttaatatagtatatttataactaaaataaaatattttaaattaagaatttaaatcataaaattattattaattatgcaTTAGCACAAgtaaataatatgatattactaaatatttattaaaataatatggtatctaattataataaaaaattagtgatTACATAATGACACTAATTTTTGTATACCTATTAtgagttttctaattattttttataactattaaattttaaatttataaaaataaaataataatattaaatgctatttaaataaaataatttttatgatataatatttttattaaaataatatttcaaactaaaattttatattataaatttataaataatctaGCATTAATGGTAGAACTTAGGAAAAGACATTTGTCACATCTATAAGTCTTTTCACTTATTATTCATTGATAATATCCAAACTTGAGAAGCTATTGAGTTTTGTTAGAATGTTATTATGTGATCctatcattaaaaatttattttttaattataaataactatTCAATATTGTTTACTAATTTGAATTTCcagtaaatttatatataattctaattatttacataaattaaaattatataaatgagtCATATATTTTCTAGGtactattaattaaattttaaatataaataatatttttatataaaaaataatatatttaattgtttaatagttaaatactatatattattaattaaataatagtttaTCGATTACGTATTTAGAtattgaaaaatgaaataattatataatatctgACAAAAAATAAACAGAAACATACACAATGATACAATGCTGTTcatagttttaatatttaatcagTCATTACAACAGTCGACTGAATTATTGGCTTGTCATTGCCCTTTATTCAATACTCAAACCAGGAGAGTTTAGTTTGTGGCAGTGGTAGCTAGATTCACACCAGCCATAATAAACATGGCGTAGAAGTCTCTTTCATCATAATGTTCAGGGGAAGGAGAAGCCATTAACAGTGAATCCTCCATCAACACAAATAGTCTGGCCTGTTATGTAAGATGCTGCTGGTAGGCATAAGAATGCTACCAATGCAGAAACCTCTTTCGGTTCTCCTGTTCTTCCCATTGGGGTTCGAGCTCTTACAGCCTCTGAAAACCTGTCATCACTCAAGCACTGCAGGGGAGAAAATTTTCATATGTAAACAACAAACGTCAGCTTGCGTAATTAATCGGTACCCTGATATATTGAAGCTATTGTGTATATAGTAATCCAAGCTAATTAATCTGAAGCTCAAGTGGTAGCCAGCATGATTTACAGGTTCAGTAAGTGGGGTAGCGATGAACCAAGGTGCAACACAGTTAGTCCTTATATTGTCTTTTGCCCATTCGCATGCCAGGTTCTTTGTTAGCTGAACCATTGCTCCTGCATATACATTGATAAACAAATGTAAAATTAACGTGCAGTTTCACTTTGGACACTGAAGTCCCATTTGATTATCATTTTCACCATTAAATTCTGCGCATTTTCCATTGGTCTTATCTGTATATCTAGCACTCCCTCTGTTGTAAAAAGATAATTCACATATAGTCCGTAGGATCCTGATTTGGAATCTGGAATCTGGAATcatcattaattataattgCTATTTCTCTGAAAAATCTCTATCAAAGCTACCATTTCAAgtacaaaatatttaaattatttgcatATGATAATGTCTATATAAATTAGTTAGGGGTACTTTTGATATTACTTactaaactaataattaaaaaaaaataaactactccctctattttattataactctttttttaaataaataaaaattacaattatctgttattctttttttattttatctttatattaaaataaattaataaatttggagATGTCtgtaaaaagataaattagtttaatttagttaatttttttctataattaattttattaaatactttCTTAATCAgattaaattacaaaaaaataataataactataatGGAATTGAAAGACTATAATTTAGGACGggccaaataaaaaaagagctGTTTTTTAGTACGAATTGAGTGATAGTAGTGATGGTGGTTGAACCACCCCATTTATTAGCCTTAATTGTTTGTCTACTAAGTTCACTGTGGAAACAGCTAACCACTTAGTAAGGGGGAATCAAGCACTAGAAAGTTTGGGGTTGAAGGAGCaaaaaaaagcaagaagaTAGTAGCTGTGTAGAAGAATCACCTTTGGTTGCTCCATAGATAGACCAAAAAGACACCGAGACTACGCCAGCGACAGAAGACATAAAGATGATGCTTCCTGCTCCAGAACTTTTAAGAAGAGGATGTGCAAGCTGAGTCAAGTGATAAGCCGATTCAAGATTTGTGCTCATTATAAATGAGTAATCTTCTCTTGTATTTTCCAAAGTGGGCTGGTATATATTCGTTCCTACATTATTTATCTGGAGTCCAAGATCGAACAAAACGAACGAATTAGTAACAAATAGGTGAAAGAaagttcttttaagaaaagaaaaaaagaataaataagaaatatgtAGAAATGAGGGGACTAACGAGGATATTGAGTTTTCCGTCAAACTGAGAGGAGACGGTCTCTATTAGTTTCTCTCTTTCAGCAGGAGAGGATACATCGCAGACTGAACCTGTAACTTGAAATCCTTTGGCCTTCCAAACATGTAAACAACTGTTAAGTTCAGCTTCATTCCTTGAGCATGTATGGATGCTTGCTCCTAAGCCTGCTAATTCTTCCACAATCGCATACCTGATAACAGTGTTATACATATATACTTTGTTTGTCACTATGctgatcattttctttttcataaattttttgatgGGAAATTCATACATCTATTCACAAGAAGGAACGCCAAATAACAATGATAAAGAAGGGAGAAGTAGAGACAAACCCTAGCCCTTTGGTTCCACCAGTAACAAGAGCACTCATTTCTTGAAGAGACCATCTTTTATCCATGCAAATGTTGTTTGCCTCTTCCAttctctctgtctctctctgGTAAGAATGGCTAGAGAAAACTTGTGAATATTAATGTAGGTTGAGCTAGTATATATAAAGCAACTTTACTGGTTCTCTGGGTATCCATCTGCAATTTTATTGGCATCAGAGAAATAGGGGATAAAAGGTAAATTACTAACATTCCACCCTCTTTTTTTCACATTTTGCTctacttttattaaattattattttattttaaacaagtaatattataatttatttttttttgttaaaaagattattatcTAAACTTGGTGCATATCCTACGTATGCACCAAACTGATAGATAACgaacacatatttattaattttaaatgataaaatatgtgTCCATCATTTATAAAACAaatcatacatatatattacttttctttttttctgctATTATTAGTtgtgatatatatatcaaaatttaaaataaaaatatatttttttgttttactttttggCCACCTAACGTGCCATCTactatttttacaaaaaaaatgtctataaataaataaacaatatatattttgttattttatatttaaatattaaataattaatatatatttaaatgtttAATACTTAtc
The Ricinus communis isolate WT05 ecotype wild-type chromosome 1, ASM1957865v1, whole genome shotgun sequence DNA segment above includes these coding regions:
- the LOC8284103 gene encoding tropinone reductase homolog At5g06060-like; the protein is MEEANNICMDKRWSLQEMSALVTGGTKGLGYAIVEELAGLGASIHTCSRNEAELNSCLHVWKAKGFQVTGSVCDVSSPAEREKLIETVSSQFDGKLNILINNVGTNIYQPTLENTREDYSFIMSTNLESAYHLTQLAHPLLKSSGAGSIIFMSSVAGVVSVSFWSIYGATKGAMVQLTKNLACEWAKDNIRTNCVAPWFIATPLTEPCLSDDRFSEAVRARTPMGRTGEPKEVSALVAFLCLPAASYITGQTICVDGGFTVNGFSFP